A section of the Macadamia integrifolia cultivar HAES 741 chromosome 9, SCU_Mint_v3, whole genome shotgun sequence genome encodes:
- the LOC122089713 gene encoding uncharacterized protein LOC122089713 has protein sequence MFSTVLPDDLRKENSSVYSLFEYSSELVFFFLFPQIVGGITKESTLLPEYFKGVRKVINAASVIIGPKEGDTPDRANYSQGIKFFEPEIKGDSPEMVEYIGMQNLINAVKTCVGLRNGKLLFGFEDKLSRELPWGALDDVVMGGVSRSTFQVDPTGGENGGPTGLFKGVVSTANNGGFTSIRTRVN, from the exons ATGTTCTCAACAGTTCTCCCCGATGacttgagaaaagaaaatagttcaGTTTATTCATTGTTTGAATATAGTTCTGagcttgttttcttcttccttttcccccAGATTGTTGGAGGCATTACTAAGGAAAGCACTCTTCTTCCTGAGTACTTCAAAGGTGTGAGGAAAGTCATCAATGCAGCTTCTGTCATCATTGGCCCAAAGGAAGGGGACACTCCTGATAGGGCAAATTACAGCCAA GGAATCAAGTTCTTTGAACCAGAG ATAAAAGGTGATTCACCAGAAATGGTTGAGTACATTGGGATGCAAAATTTGATCAATGCTGTAAAGACATGTGTTGGACTTCGAAATGGAAAATTGCTCTTTGGATTTGAAG ATAAGTTATCTAGGGAGCTTCCTTGGGGTGCCTTAGATGACGTCGTCATGGGAGGAGTTAGTAGAAGTACATTTCAAGTAGATCCAACTGGCGGAGAAAATGGTGGACCTACTGGTCTTTTCAAAG GTGTTGTTTCAACTGCAAACAATGGTGGGTTCACCAGTATCAGGACAAGGGTAAACTAG